The following proteins are encoded in a genomic region of Chlamydiota bacterium:
- the rpmI gene encoding 50S ribosomal protein L35 — MPKIKTVKGAKKRFKITGTGKVLRYKAFGSHLMAHKEHKKKLGLRGSVVVDPSDAGRFKQLLPNG, encoded by the coding sequence ATGCCAAAAATTAAAACGGTTAAGGGTGCAAAAAAAAGATTTAAAATTACGGGGACAGGAAAAGTCCTTCGTTATAAGGCCTTTGGAAGTCATTTAATGGCTCATAAGGAACACAAGAAAAAGTTGGGTCTCAGAGGCTCTGTCGTTGTAGATCCCTCAGATGCAGGCCGCTTTAAGCAACTGCTTCCAAATGGATGA